In Paramormyrops kingsleyae isolate MSU_618 chromosome 5, PKINGS_0.4, whole genome shotgun sequence, one DNA window encodes the following:
- the rpsa gene encoding small ribosomal subunit protein uS2, with protein MSGGLDVLQMREEDVLKFLAAGTHLGGTNLDFQVEQYVYKRKSDGVYIINLKKTWEKLLLAARAIVAIENPADVCVISSRNTGQRAVLKFASATGATTFAGRFTPGTFTNQIQAAFREPRLLVVTDPRADHQPLTEASYVNIPTIALCNTDSPLRYVDIAIPCNNKGHHSVGLMWWMLAREVLRMRGTISREHPWEVMPDLYFYRDPEEIEKEEQAAAEKAVGKEEFQGEWTAPVADFAQPEVADWSEGVPVPSVPIQQFPAAAPAKANPTTTEVFPAEDWSAQPATEDWSAAPTAQASDWGGTTADWS; from the exons ATGTCCGGAGGTCTAGATGTACTGCAGATGAGGGAGGAGGATGTGCTGAAGTTCCTGGCAGCAGGAACCCATCTTGGAGGGACCAACTTGGACTTCCAGGTGGAGCAGTATGTCTACAAAAGGAAAAGTGATG GTGTGTACATTATCAATCTGAAGAAGACCTGGGAGAAGCTGCTGCTGGCTGCGCGTGCCATCGTTGCCATCGAGAACCCGGCTGATGTGTGCGTCATCTCCTCCAGGAATACTGGACAG AGAGCCGTGCTGAAGTTCGCCTCTGCCACCGGCGCTACCACCTTTGCCGGCCGCTTCACCCCTGGCACCTTCACCAATCAGATCCAGGCTGCCTTCAGGGAGCCCCGCCTCCTGGTTGTCACCGACCCCCGGGCTGACCACCAGCCCTTGACGGAGGCGTCCTACGTCAACATCCCCACCATTGCCCTGTGCAACACGGACTCTCCTCTGAGATACGTGGACATTGCTATCCCTTGCAACAACAAG GGTCATCACTCTGTGGGTCTCATGTGGTGGATGCTGGCTCGGGAGGTGCTGAGGATGAGGGGCACCATCTCCAGGGAGCATCCGTGGGAGGTCATGCCGGATCTGTACTTCTACAGAGACCCTGAGGAG ATTGAGAAGGAAGAGCAGGCCGCAGCAGAGAAGGCGGTGGGTAAGGAGGAGTTCCAGGGAGAGTGGACCGCCCCCGTGGCAGATTTCGCTCAGCCCGAGGTTGCTGATtggtctgagggggtgccagTCCCCTCTGTCCCCATCCAGCAGTTCCCTGCAG CTGCCCCTGCCAAGGCCAACCCAACGACCACTGAAGTTTTCCCAG CGGAGGATTGGAGTGCCCAGCCTGCCACTGAGGATTGGTCAGCTGCTCCCACTGCCCAGGCTTCTGATTGGGGCGGCACTACTGCTGATTGGTCCTAA
- the ift56 gene encoding intraflagellar transport protein 56 isoform X1: MQTILSRVKPAVGGEAPASEKKKNKGKKTPRVEDYLTQRDYLGAVTQLEFQRSVGEREESTSLWLGYCAFHLGDYRRAMEEYKALSQRPGCSADVWVYLACTLFFLGLYKEAEEAALKAPKSQLQNRLLFHLAHKFNDEKKLMGFHQNLEDVTEDQLSLASIHYMRSHYQEAIDIYKRILLQNRDFLALNVYVALCYYKLDYYDVSQEVLAVYLQSIPDSTIALNLKACNHFRLYNGKAAEAELKNLIDISSSSFEFAKELIRHNLVVFRGGEGALQVLPPLVDVIPEARLNLVIYYLRQDDVQEAYNLIKDLEPTTPQEYILKGVVNAALGQEIGSRDHLKIAQQFFQLVGGSASECDTIPGRQCMASCFFLLRQFEDVLIYLNSVKSYFYNEDTFYFNYAQAKAAVGNYREAEEVFLLIQSEKIKNDYVYLSWLARCYIMNKKAHLAWQLYLKLETSAESFSLLQLIANDCYKMGQFYYAAKAFDVLERLDPNPEYWEGKRGACVGIFQLILAGREPRETLREVLPLLRNTGNSQVEYIIRALRKWAKDNRVSL; this comes from the exons ATGCAGACG ATCCTGTCCAGGGTAAAGCCAGCAGTTGGCGGAGAGGCTCCAGCCagtgagaagaagaagaacaaggGGAAGAAGACCCCCCGAGTGGAGGATTACCTAACCCAGAGGGACTACCTGGGAGCCGTCACGCAGCTGGAG TTCCAGCGAAGTGTTGGAGAGCGAGAAGAGAGTACCAGCTTATGGCTTGGCTATTGCGCCTTTCACCTGGGGGACTACAGGAGAGCCATGGAG GAGTACAAAGCTCTGAGCCAGAGACCAGGCTGCTCCGCTGACGTCTGGGTCTACCTGGCCTGCACGCTCTTCTTCCTGGGCCTGTACAAGGAGGCAGAAGAGGCTGCCCTCAAGG CTCCAAAGAGTCAACTGCAGAATCGCTTACTCTTCCACCTGGCACACAAG TTTAATGATGAGAAGAAGCTGATGGGCTTCCACCAGAATCTGGAGGACGTGACCGAGGACCAGCTGAGCTTGGCTTCCATCCACTACATGCGCTCGCATTACCAGGAGGCCATCGACATCTACAAGCGCATCCTGCTGCAGAACAG GGATTTCCTGGCCCTCAATGTGTACGTAGCCCTGTGCTACTACAAACTGGATTACTATGACGTGTCCCAGGAGGTCTTGGCGGTGTACTTACAGAGCATCCCCGACTCAACCATTGCCCTCAACCTCAAGGCCTGTAACCACTTCAGGCTGTACAATGGGAAGGCTGCTGAG GCGGAGCTGAAGAACCTGATAGAtatctcctccagctccttcgaGTTCGCTAAAGAGCTCATCCGACACAACCTG GTCGTGTTTCGCGGTGGAGAGGGAGCCCTGCAGGTCCTGCCGCCGCTTGTCGACGTCATCCCTGAGGCCCGGCTCAACCTGGTCATCTACTACCTCAGGCAAG ACGATGTCCAAGAAGCTTACAATCTCATCAAAGACCTGGAACCCACCACACCACAG GAGTATATTTTAAAAGGCGTGGTGAATGCTGCCTTAGGGCAAGAAATCGGATCG AGGGATCACTTGAAGATCGCTCAGCAGTTTTTCCAGCTAGTTGGTGGCTCAGCTAGTGAATGTG ACACCATCCCTGGCAGACAGTGCATGGCTTCTTGTTTCTTCCTGCTGAGGCAGTTTGAAGACGTTCTCATTTACCTGAACTCGGTGAAG AGCTACTTCTACAATGAGGATACTTTTTACTTCAACTATGCCCAAGCCAAGGCAGCTGTCGGCAACTACAGGGAGGCAGAGGAG GTGTTCCTGTTGATTCAGAGTGAGAAGATCAAGAATGATTATGTATATCTCAGCTGGCTGGCGCGCTGCT ACATCATGAACAAGAAGGCCCACTTAGCCTGGCAGCTGTACTTAAAGTTGGAGACGTCGGCAGAGTCCTTCAGCCTCCTGCAACTCATCGCTAATGACTGCTATAAG ATGGGACAGTTCTATTATGCTGCCAAGGCGTTTGATGTGCTGGAGAGGCTGGACCCAAACCCCGAATACTGGGAGGGCAAGAGGGGAGCCTGTGTGGGCATCTTTCAGCTCATACTTGCCGGCAGGGAGCCCAG AGAGACGCTGAGGGAGGTCCTTCCTCTGCTGAGGAACACTGGCAACTCGCAGGTGGAATATATCATCAGAGCCCTGAGAAAGTGGGCCAAGGACAACCGGGTCTCCCTGTGA
- the ift56 gene encoding intraflagellar transport protein 56 isoform X2, producing the protein MILSRVKPAVGGEAPASEKKKNKGKKTPRVEDYLTQRDYLGAVTQLEFQRSVGEREESTSLWLGYCAFHLGDYRRAMEEYKALSQRPGCSADVWVYLACTLFFLGLYKEAEEAALKAPKSQLQNRLLFHLAHKFNDEKKLMGFHQNLEDVTEDQLSLASIHYMRSHYQEAIDIYKRILLQNRDFLALNVYVALCYYKLDYYDVSQEVLAVYLQSIPDSTIALNLKACNHFRLYNGKAAEAELKNLIDISSSSFEFAKELIRHNLVVFRGGEGALQVLPPLVDVIPEARLNLVIYYLRQDDVQEAYNLIKDLEPTTPQEYILKGVVNAALGQEIGSRDHLKIAQQFFQLVGGSASECDTIPGRQCMASCFFLLRQFEDVLIYLNSVKSYFYNEDTFYFNYAQAKAAVGNYREAEEVFLLIQSEKIKNDYVYLSWLARCYIMNKKAHLAWQLYLKLETSAESFSLLQLIANDCYKMGQFYYAAKAFDVLERLDPNPEYWEGKRGACVGIFQLILAGREPRETLREVLPLLRNTGNSQVEYIIRALRKWAKDNRVSL; encoded by the exons ATG ATCCTGTCCAGGGTAAAGCCAGCAGTTGGCGGAGAGGCTCCAGCCagtgagaagaagaagaacaaggGGAAGAAGACCCCCCGAGTGGAGGATTACCTAACCCAGAGGGACTACCTGGGAGCCGTCACGCAGCTGGAG TTCCAGCGAAGTGTTGGAGAGCGAGAAGAGAGTACCAGCTTATGGCTTGGCTATTGCGCCTTTCACCTGGGGGACTACAGGAGAGCCATGGAG GAGTACAAAGCTCTGAGCCAGAGACCAGGCTGCTCCGCTGACGTCTGGGTCTACCTGGCCTGCACGCTCTTCTTCCTGGGCCTGTACAAGGAGGCAGAAGAGGCTGCCCTCAAGG CTCCAAAGAGTCAACTGCAGAATCGCTTACTCTTCCACCTGGCACACAAG TTTAATGATGAGAAGAAGCTGATGGGCTTCCACCAGAATCTGGAGGACGTGACCGAGGACCAGCTGAGCTTGGCTTCCATCCACTACATGCGCTCGCATTACCAGGAGGCCATCGACATCTACAAGCGCATCCTGCTGCAGAACAG GGATTTCCTGGCCCTCAATGTGTACGTAGCCCTGTGCTACTACAAACTGGATTACTATGACGTGTCCCAGGAGGTCTTGGCGGTGTACTTACAGAGCATCCCCGACTCAACCATTGCCCTCAACCTCAAGGCCTGTAACCACTTCAGGCTGTACAATGGGAAGGCTGCTGAG GCGGAGCTGAAGAACCTGATAGAtatctcctccagctccttcgaGTTCGCTAAAGAGCTCATCCGACACAACCTG GTCGTGTTTCGCGGTGGAGAGGGAGCCCTGCAGGTCCTGCCGCCGCTTGTCGACGTCATCCCTGAGGCCCGGCTCAACCTGGTCATCTACTACCTCAGGCAAG ACGATGTCCAAGAAGCTTACAATCTCATCAAAGACCTGGAACCCACCACACCACAG GAGTATATTTTAAAAGGCGTGGTGAATGCTGCCTTAGGGCAAGAAATCGGATCG AGGGATCACTTGAAGATCGCTCAGCAGTTTTTCCAGCTAGTTGGTGGCTCAGCTAGTGAATGTG ACACCATCCCTGGCAGACAGTGCATGGCTTCTTGTTTCTTCCTGCTGAGGCAGTTTGAAGACGTTCTCATTTACCTGAACTCGGTGAAG AGCTACTTCTACAATGAGGATACTTTTTACTTCAACTATGCCCAAGCCAAGGCAGCTGTCGGCAACTACAGGGAGGCAGAGGAG GTGTTCCTGTTGATTCAGAGTGAGAAGATCAAGAATGATTATGTATATCTCAGCTGGCTGGCGCGCTGCT ACATCATGAACAAGAAGGCCCACTTAGCCTGGCAGCTGTACTTAAAGTTGGAGACGTCGGCAGAGTCCTTCAGCCTCCTGCAACTCATCGCTAATGACTGCTATAAG ATGGGACAGTTCTATTATGCTGCCAAGGCGTTTGATGTGCTGGAGAGGCTGGACCCAAACCCCGAATACTGGGAGGGCAAGAGGGGAGCCTGTGTGGGCATCTTTCAGCTCATACTTGCCGGCAGGGAGCCCAG AGAGACGCTGAGGGAGGTCCTTCCTCTGCTGAGGAACACTGGCAACTCGCAGGTGGAATATATCATCAGAGCCCTGAGAAAGTGGGCCAAGGACAACCGGGTCTCCCTGTGA